From one Solanum lycopersicum chromosome 12, SLM_r2.1 genomic stretch:
- the LOC104646059 gene encoding uncharacterized protein has protein sequence MSNLSKLEFVTLDISGKNYLSWVLDAEIHLAAKCLDATITQGNEASSQDKAKAMIFLRHHLDEGLKIEYLTVKDPLELWTDLKGRYDHLKATVLPRARYEWMHLRFQDFKTVIEYNSAVFRITSQLKLCGETIKDEDMLEKTLTTFHASNVILQQQYREKGFQKYSELISCLLVAEQHNALLMKNHEARPTGAAPLPEANVVEAHDQSKVKRDDHRGYNNARGRDKDKRRYTNRQSGGHNKRENNMSSQNNPSKSNCRRCGMKGHWKNECRTHEHFVRLYQNSFKKKGNKSGASSSNARAESHMTLKDDDKPGTSQKYDKDIEANLALKDDVFDGLGDITHMEVDDFFGDRN, from the coding sequence ATGTCGAATTTATCCAAACTTGAGTTTGTGACATTAGATATTTCTGGAAAGAATTATCTTTCATGGGTACTCGATGCTGAGATTCACTTGGCTGCTAAATGTCTTGATGCCACTATTACTCAGGGAAATGAAGCATCGAGTCAAGATAAGGCGAAAGCTATGATTTTCCTTCGTCATCATCTTGATGAGGGCCTGAAGATTGAATATCTGACGGTGAAAGATCCACTTGAATTGTGGACTGATTTAAAGGGGAGATATGACCACCTAAAGGCAACAGTGTTGCCAAGAGCTCGTTATGAGTGGATGCATTTACGATTTCAAGATTTTAAGACCGTGATTGAATACAACTCTGCTGTATTCAGGATAACCTCCCAGTTGAAATTATGTGGGGAgactataaaagatgaggacatgTTGGAAAAGACGCTTACTACTTTCCATGCCTCAAATGTGATATTGCAGCAGCAATATCGTGAAAAGGGTTTTCAGAAATATTCTGAACTAATCTCATGTCTGTTGGTGGCTGAGCAACATAATgctcttttaatgaaaaatcatgaagctCGTCCCACTGGAGCTGCTCCATTACCAGAGGCAAATGTGGTGGAAGCACATGATCAATCTAAAGTAAAAAGAGATGATCATCGGGGATATAATAATGCACGGGGACGTGACAAAGATAAAAGACGATACACTAATCGTCAAAGTGGTGGTCATAATAAAAGGGAGAACAACATGAGTTCTCAAAATAACCCCTCAAAAAGTAATTGTCGTCGTTGTGGCATGAAAGGCCATTGGAAGAATGAATGTCGCACACATGAACATTTTGTAAGGCTCTATCAAAATTCctttaaaaagaaaggaaataaaagtggTGCTTCCTCTTCCAATGCTCGAGCTGAGTCACATATGACTCTTAAAGATGATGATAAGCCGGGAACatctcaaaaatatgataagGATATTGAAGCAAATTTGGCTTTAAAGGATGATGTTTTTGATGGCCTTGGTGACATTACTCATATGGAAGTTGATGACTTCTTTGGAGATCGAAACTGA
- the LOC138340662 gene encoding uncharacterized protein produces the protein MENILKTLTTLCTKVDSMGLRIQKLEENVESTSQQHDYKHAELRRSADEKQPELEGEVGKLRKTHNNVCSDTAAGTSKRTSEKPKNTNLNQLFAKPFTQKPQMQIPAEPQTSTYAVSLQNDKKRYNYITQSYIENIYKIQTYLNLNPRSTQTKNPEEDYITQKLQGYNKLTAQPKTNPNLVKTCYNYGLLNTVYTYTGEEIVGIPELHRAFLTYKRITKGNLFYIKCYTAPAEILYEEIKSPIQVVKIGLTKDMIIPEEIEKQNEIPKVEIPNFYANKRIIGIATIIQELANNYLNGNAIWSYYARDQVMIYANSKELRKSDMDEVQRWILSLLQPEEQPSTRALKKGFISEGLLIRYCKLISNKYPDHKCSKCNGEDNVIPTVDLG, from the coding sequence atggaaaacatactcaaaaccctaactacactttgtacaaaagtggatAGTATGGGCttgagaattcaaaagctagaagaaaatgtagaatctacaagtcagcagcatgactataaacatgcggagctacgtcgttcggcagaCGAAAAACAGCCAGAGCTAGAAGGAGAAGTTGGGAAACTCCGaaaaacccataacaatgttTGTTCAGATACAGCTGCAGGTACAAGTAAAAGAACTAGTGAAAAACCAAAGAACACAAACTTAAACCAGttatttgcaaaaccatttaccCAAAAGCCACAAATGCAAATACCAGCAGAACCACAAACATCAACCTATGCAGTAAGCCTACAAAAcgacaaaaaaagatataactatattacccaatcttacattgaaaacatatacaaaatccaaacatacctaaacctaaacccaagatctacacaaacaaaaaatcccgaagaagattatataactcagaaactacaaggatataacaaaCTTACTGCACAACCTAAGACCAACCCCAacctagtaaaaacatgttataactaCGGACTACTAAATACAGTATACACATATACCGGAGAAGAGATAGTCGGAATACCAGAATTACATAGAGCATTTCtgacatataaaagaattaccaaaggaaatttattctatataaaatgttatacagcaccagcagagatattatacgaagagataaaatcaccaatacaggtggtaaagataggattaacaaaagatatgattattccagaagaaatagaaaaacaaaatgagataccaaaagtagaaatacctaatttttatgcaaataaaagaataattggtatagctacgattatacaagagctagcaaacaattatttaaatggcaatgctatttggagctattatgcaagagatcaggtaatgatatatgcaaactccaaagaattaagaaaatcagatatggatgaagttcaaagatggattttgtcattgttacaaccagaagaacaaccatctacgagagctttgaagaaaGGATTTATTTCAGAAGGATTATTAATAAGGTATTGCAAacttatcagcaacaaatatccaGACCACAAATGCTCCAAATGCAACGGAGAAGACAATGTGATACCTACAGTTGATTTaggataa